In the genome of Gemmatimonadota bacterium, one region contains:
- a CDS encoding metal-sulfur cluster assembly factor, which yields METHNAAEGDIWNALRTVIDPEIGLDIVTLGLVYDVAVGTDSAVPGETIRVTHTLTTPGCPMERIITSGIRSAVGRVPGVVAVETNLVWDPMWHSGMIAPGAW from the coding sequence ATGGAGACACATAACGCAGCCGAAGGCGACATCTGGAACGCGCTACGTACCGTTATCGATCCGGAAATCGGTCTCGATATCGTTACGCTGGGCCTTGTATATGATGTCGCCGTCGGCACCGATTCCGCGGTGCCTGGCGAGACTATCCGCGTCACGCATACACTCACCACGCCCGGATGCCCCATGGAACGTATAATCACGTCCGGCATTCGCTCGGCGGTGGGTCGTGTTCCCGGTGTTGTGGCGGTGGAGACGAACCTGGTGTGGGATCCCATGTGGCACTCCGGGATGATCGCACCGGGTGCGTGGTGA
- a CDS encoding DUF3565 domain-containing protein, translating into MPRRIIGFHQDEENHWVADLECGHTQHVRHDPPWQVRTWVTTESGRATFLGKTLECVKCCDPREAGII; encoded by the coding sequence ATTCCAAGACGGATAATCGGATTCCATCAGGATGAAGAGAACCACTGGGTCGCCGATCTCGAGTGCGGGCACACACAACACGTGCGGCACGACCCACCGTGGCAGGTCAGAACCTGGGTCACGACTGAATCGGGCCGCGCGACTTTCCTGGGCAAGACGCTCGAATGCGTCAAGTGCTGCGACCCGCGCGAAGCTGGAATCATCTGA
- a CDS encoding multicopper oxidase domain-containing protein, which translates to MTRTQILAALAVTGVLTAGVLGFTDNAIRANKVQYIDFDKVVTATTPVYNARLTDASDAGIKEYRIPIKNAVIEIADGVKYDGWTFGGTVPGPIIHVRQGDRVRVNVVNESNMPHSIDFHAAQIAANVAYRMILPRDSVAFEFVARDAGAFMVHCGTPPVTMHIMQGMYLPIIVDPRDGWGTKADKEFVIVQSEFYTKPTADSNVVQADWDAERAKQASYVVFNGRASQYKEHPLKVAVGDRVRFYVVNAGPNFNSDFHLVGAIFDRVYPDGNPAHALEGVQTYPVPAGGGVVFEAVFNKDESGEGLYPFVTHSFADAEKGAVGMVQVGTPKQFTTMSH; encoded by the coding sequence ATGACACGTACACAGATTCTTGCAGCGCTGGCCGTAACTGGTGTCCTCACAGCTGGTGTACTGGGGTTCACCGACAATGCGATCCGCGCGAACAAGGTGCAGTATATCGATTTTGACAAGGTCGTAACCGCCACCACACCAGTGTACAACGCGCGTCTGACCGACGCGTCCGACGCTGGCATCAAGGAATACCGCATCCCGATCAAGAACGCCGTGATCGAGATCGCGGACGGCGTGAAGTACGACGGATGGACATTCGGCGGGACCGTGCCTGGTCCGATAATACACGTCCGGCAGGGTGATCGGGTTCGCGTGAACGTCGTCAACGAATCCAACATGCCGCACTCGATCGACTTTCACGCCGCGCAGATCGCGGCGAACGTCGCATATCGAATGATACTCCCCAGGGACTCCGTAGCATTCGAGTTCGTTGCGCGCGACGCAGGAGCGTTCATGGTCCACTGCGGAACTCCGCCTGTCACCATGCACATCATGCAGGGGATGTATCTCCCGATCATCGTGGATCCGCGCGACGGCTGGGGCACAAAGGCCGACAAGGAATTCGTAATCGTGCAGAGCGAGTTCTACACCAAGCCGACTGCCGACAGCAACGTGGTCCAGGCTGACTGGGACGCCGAGCGCGCGAAGCAGGCGAGCTACGTTGTCTTCAACGGCCGCGCGAGCCAGTACAAGGAACATCCGCTCAAGGTTGCGGTTGGCGACAGAGTACGTTTTTATGTAGTGAACGCCGGACCGAACTTCAACAGCGACTTCCATCTCGTCGGCGCGATATTCGATCGTGTCTATCCCGACGGTAACCCGGCTCACGCTCTGGAAGGTGTTCAGACCTATCCGGTGCCCGCCGGTGGCGGAGTAGTGTTCGAGGCGGTGTTCAACAAGGACGAGAGTGGCGAAGGTCTGTATCCCTTCGTGACCCACTCGTTCGCCGACGCCGAGAAGGGCGCGGTCGGGATGGTGCAGGTCGGAACACCAAAGCAGTTCACCACAATGTCGCACTAG
- a CDS encoding sensor histidine kinase: protein MDAAAKETVEQGARPEEEIRPVPHGALLTRLERADQSPPGFQDRDTDLDADLTARQADGQGVRRVPRWIERLLRIPLPVKLVGANVLLLVVAATTALVLRHRELSTGPVLAVVIIAYLVALLLNTGLVVLAVRPLRVLEKTVDTIWHGDLDARVPISLLADRHVRRVARMFNILLDGLVADRARTRRLASEIIDAGDRERAAISRELHDSAAQSLAALAMQLGVAVRSIDDAPPHTVRERIEGARTLANSTLEEIRMLAHTMHPRVLDDLGLIAALKRLARETADHSASYATAGKAGAIVVEVLATEGSDDALSAPVKSVLYRVAQEAVQNARRHAAPRHIEIRLETGARSVILEIADDGRGFDLAAKQREQTGIGLFTMRERVALVDGELHVTTRPGGGTSVVASIPLHDSSSEVQRGADT, encoded by the coding sequence ATGGATGCGGCCGCAAAAGAGACGGTGGAGCAGGGAGCCCGGCCGGAGGAGGAGATCCGTCCGGTGCCGCACGGCGCGCTGCTGACCCGGTTGGAGCGCGCCGATCAGTCCCCCCCGGGATTCCAGGACCGAGACACGGACTTGGACGCCGATCTGACAGCGCGTCAGGCGGACGGGCAGGGTGTCCGCAGAGTCCCTCGCTGGATCGAGCGTCTGCTCCGCATCCCGCTGCCAGTGAAGCTTGTCGGCGCAAACGTCCTTCTGCTCGTCGTGGCGGCAACTACAGCGCTCGTGCTACGCCATCGCGAGCTGAGCACCGGCCCCGTCCTCGCGGTTGTGATCATCGCATATCTCGTCGCACTGCTGCTGAACACGGGGCTCGTCGTACTCGCGGTTCGGCCGCTTCGTGTACTCGAGAAAACGGTGGACACGATCTGGCATGGTGATCTCGATGCACGGGTCCCGATATCCCTGCTCGCCGACAGACATGTCAGGCGTGTTGCGCGCATGTTCAACATTCTGCTCGATGGCCTCGTCGCGGACCGCGCACGCACGCGCCGCCTCGCCAGCGAGATCATCGACGCTGGCGACAGGGAGCGCGCCGCTATCTCACGCGAGTTGCACGATTCAGCCGCTCAGTCTCTCGCAGCGCTCGCGATGCAGCTCGGCGTCGCGGTCCGAAGCATCGACGACGCACCGCCCCACACGGTCCGCGAGCGCATCGAAGGAGCTCGGACACTCGCAAACAGCACGCTGGAAGAAATACGCATGCTGGCGCATACGATGCACCCGCGCGTGCTCGACGATCTCGGCCTCATCGCAGCGCTCAAGCGCCTCGCGCGCGAGACGGCGGATCATTCCGCCAGCTACGCAACAGCGGGGAAGGCCGGGGCCATCGTCGTTGAAGTGCTGGCGACGGAAGGCAGCGACGATGCGCTGTCGGCACCTGTCAAGTCGGTGTTGTATCGTGTCGCGCAGGAAGCTGTGCAGAATGCGCGCCGGCACGCAGCGCCCAGACATATCGAGATCCGTCTCGAGACCGGCGCGCGCTCCGTGATTCTGGAGATCGCAGATGACGGCCGCGGCTTCGATCTTGCCGCTAAGCAGCGCGAACAGACGGGCATTGGACTGTTCACGATGCGGGAACGCGTCGCCCTCGTCGACGGTGAGTTGCATGTCACAACCAGGCCGGGAGGCGGTACGTCCGTAGTTGCGTCGATACCGTTGCACGATTCATCTTCAGAAGTTCAACGCGGAGCAGATACATGA
- a CDS encoding response regulator transcription factor, with product MSAPTIRVILADDHAVVRAGLRAVLGAAPDIDVIGEASNGAEAVQLADTLDPDVVVMDLTMDGMDGATATREIVAKHLRARVLVLTMHAEEDYLIPVLEAGAAGYLMKNAADRELVDAVRTVAGGDMFIRPSAAKILAQGVTKKDPLNADRTRFERLTDREQNVLRLTAQGYSAPEIGERLFISPKTVDTYKQRIGDKLGLTHRAEYIAFALKLGLLTE from the coding sequence ATGAGCGCACCCACCATTCGCGTAATTCTCGCCGACGATCACGCCGTCGTCCGTGCAGGCCTCAGGGCGGTGCTCGGCGCCGCACCCGACATCGATGTGATCGGTGAAGCCTCCAATGGAGCCGAAGCCGTGCAGCTCGCCGACACTCTCGATCCCGACGTCGTTGTCATGGATCTGACGATGGATGGCATGGATGGCGCCACCGCAACACGCGAGATCGTCGCCAAGCATCTGCGCGCGCGCGTGCTCGTGCTGACGATGCACGCCGAGGAGGACTATCTCATCCCCGTACTCGAAGCAGGGGCGGCGGGCTATCTGATGAAGAACGCCGCCGATCGCGAGCTGGTCGATGCCGTCCGCACCGTTGCAGGCGGCGACATGTTCATACGTCCAAGCGCCGCCAAGATTCTCGCGCAGGGCGTGACGAAGAAGGATCCGCTGAACGCCGACCGCACGCGCTTCGAGCGCCTGACCGATCGCGAACAGAACGTCCTGCGCCTGACGGCGCAGGGATATTCGGCACCGGAGATCGGCGAGCGGCTATTCATCAGTCCCAAGACAGTCGATACATACAAGCAACGCATAGGCGACAAGCTCGGACTCACTCACCGCGCCGAATACATCGCGTTCGCGCTGAAGCTGGGGTTGCTGACGGAATAG
- a CDS encoding S41 family peptidase, which translates to MLFSSRVVLAMSVAIAALPSGPMSVQRGSTAAVAPTPTALPSFAEPSLSPDGSEIAFVSAGDIWTVPAQGGDARLLVSNAADESRPLYSPDGTRMAFVSTRTGNGDIYVLTLATGELQRITYDDQAEQLDAWSHDGAWLYFSSGRSDISGMSDEFRVHSDGGTPMAVAGDRYAAEFWGAPSPDGNTLAITARGVSRGQWWRKGHSHLDESEIDLVRDVRGTPTYTPIVPMGAKSGWPMWSADGATIYFVSDRSGTANLWEQAASANATARQLTTFTDGRVIWPAISANGKSIVFERNFGIWRYDVATHKAAAVPITLRGSPAAAGTDHRTFTNGIQRFALSPDGRKVAFIVHGEVFAASSKDGGDAIRVTNTPAAEDQLEWAPDSKRLVYTSDRDGPRHLFSYDFTTNKETQLTHGGSSDVSPQWSPDGAHIVYTRDARELRVLDMPSMSDRLLATAELSRPPFLGRSDMAFSPDSRWVAYTPDAGPRNFSNVQVVNIAGGDSRPVSFLANTSSNAIAWSRDGSYILLSTGQRTEMRQLARIDLIPRTPHFREDQFHDLFREESPRVPTPQTQPLPRRQQPATPRDSSDTSRNAISSPDSQPARRNGVKGSPARTNIVFDRIRDRLSLLPVEVDVFDVSISPDGKTALLTAGSAGQTNLYTYSLDDLAKTPVVARQLTSSTGRKSDAQWSPDGKEVFYLEGGRINSITVESRVAHPLAVSAEMDVDFSREKREVFAEAWSYLRDNFFNPRMNGVNWDAIRTEYAQRIEGAETPDQMRRILSLMVGELNSSHSGIGAQAPHPPYAGRVGLGFDRDEYERSGVFHITQVVPLSPAEVSGIKVGEYLRSVDGTPLTSHSNLQQLLAYTIGRRTTLGVSATPSAAPRDVAVLPVNTTTEKGLLYRAWVEQRRAYVEKASHGRLGYVHMYDMSQNALDQLYVDLDAENMKRDGVVIDVRNNNGGFVNVYAMDVLSRQPYLNMESRDRPVVSARTQLGQRSLERPTILVTNQHTLSDGEDFTQGYRTLKLGKVVGEPTGGWIIFTSAATLIDGTTERLPSTRITSLDGKDMELHPRPVDVEVTRPMGESYSGKDSQLDAAVATLLAQLDTKR; encoded by the coding sequence ATGCTGTTTTCCTCGCGCGTAGTCCTCGCCATGTCCGTCGCCATCGCCGCGCTTCCGAGCGGACCGATGTCGGTGCAACGCGGTTCCACAGCTGCCGTCGCTCCCACTCCAACTGCGCTCCCGTCGTTCGCGGAGCCGAGTCTGTCGCCGGACGGAAGCGAGATTGCGTTCGTATCGGCGGGCGATATATGGACGGTGCCAGCGCAGGGTGGCGATGCAAGGTTGCTGGTGTCGAACGCTGCGGACGAATCGCGGCCGCTGTATTCGCCGGATGGTACGCGCATGGCGTTCGTATCCACGCGCACGGGAAACGGCGACATATACGTGCTGACGCTGGCGACTGGAGAGCTGCAACGTATCACGTACGACGATCAGGCAGAGCAGCTGGACGCGTGGTCGCACGATGGCGCGTGGCTGTACTTCTCGTCCGGCCGGAGCGACATCTCGGGAATGAGTGACGAATTTCGCGTGCACTCCGACGGCGGGACGCCGATGGCGGTGGCGGGCGATCGCTATGCGGCGGAATTCTGGGGTGCACCATCGCCCGACGGCAACACACTCGCGATCACGGCGCGCGGCGTCTCGCGCGGGCAGTGGTGGCGGAAGGGTCACAGCCACCTGGACGAGAGCGAGATCGATCTCGTTCGCGATGTACGTGGCACGCCGACCTATACACCGATAGTTCCGATGGGCGCGAAGAGTGGCTGGCCGATGTGGAGTGCTGACGGGGCGACCATCTACTTCGTGTCGGACCGGAGCGGTACCGCGAATCTGTGGGAGCAAGCCGCATCCGCCAATGCGACTGCACGGCAACTGACGACGTTCACCGACGGCCGCGTGATCTGGCCGGCGATATCGGCGAACGGCAAGTCGATCGTGTTCGAGCGCAATTTCGGGATATGGCGTTACGACGTCGCGACGCACAAGGCTGCTGCGGTTCCGATCACACTGCGCGGTTCCCCCGCTGCCGCAGGCACCGACCATCGCACATTCACGAACGGCATTCAGCGATTCGCGCTATCGCCTGATGGCAGAAAGGTGGCGTTCATCGTGCACGGCGAGGTATTCGCTGCGTCGTCAAAAGACGGAGGCGATGCGATTCGCGTGACCAATACGCCGGCCGCCGAAGACCAGCTCGAGTGGGCTCCCGACAGCAAGCGGCTGGTGTACACCAGCGACAGGGACGGACCAAGACACCTCTTCAGTTACGACTTCACCACGAACAAAGAAACTCAGCTCACGCACGGTGGTTCGAGCGACGTATCTCCGCAATGGTCGCCGGATGGCGCGCACATCGTGTACACGCGTGATGCACGCGAGCTGCGAGTGCTCGACATGCCGAGTATGAGCGATCGGCTGCTCGCAACGGCGGAGTTGAGTCGGCCGCCCTTCCTTGGCAGATCCGACATGGCGTTCTCGCCGGACAGCCGCTGGGTCGCCTACACGCCGGATGCAGGCCCGAGAAATTTCTCCAACGTGCAGGTAGTGAACATCGCCGGGGGGGATAGCAGGCCAGTGAGCTTCCTGGCGAATACGTCCAGCAACGCGATTGCATGGAGCAGGGATGGCAGTTACATACTCCTCTCAACGGGACAGAGAACAGAGATGCGCCAGCTTGCGCGCATCGATCTCATTCCGCGTACGCCGCACTTTCGCGAAGATCAGTTCCACGATCTCTTTCGCGAGGAATCGCCACGGGTCCCGACTCCGCAAACTCAACCGCTGCCGCGGCGCCAGCAGCCGGCGACGCCGCGGGATTCGAGCGACACGAGCAGGAACGCAATCAGCAGCCCGGATTCACAACCCGCGCGGCGCAATGGAGTGAAGGGGTCGCCGGCGCGGACGAACATCGTCTTCGATAGAATTCGCGATCGTCTGTCGCTACTTCCAGTGGAAGTGGATGTCTTCGACGTGTCGATAAGTCCCGATGGTAAAACGGCGCTGCTGACGGCGGGCTCGGCGGGTCAGACGAACCTGTACACGTACTCGCTCGACGATCTCGCAAAGACTCCCGTGGTGGCTCGGCAACTGACGTCGAGTACGGGCCGCAAGTCGGACGCGCAATGGTCGCCTGACGGCAAGGAAGTGTTCTACCTGGAAGGCGGCCGGATAAACAGCATCACGGTCGAATCGCGCGTGGCGCATCCACTGGCAGTGTCGGCCGAGATGGACGTCGACTTCTCGCGGGAGAAACGCGAAGTTTTCGCGGAAGCATGGAGCTATCTCCGCGACAATTTCTTCAATCCCAGAATGAACGGCGTCAACTGGGACGCGATACGCACGGAATACGCACAGCGAATCGAAGGCGCGGAGACACCGGATCAGATGCGCAGAATTCTGTCGCTCATGGTCGGTGAGCTGAACTCGTCGCACTCCGGAATCGGTGCGCAGGCTCCGCATCCTCCATATGCGGGCCGCGTCGGGCTCGGATTCGATCGCGACGAGTACGAGCGAAGCGGTGTCTTTCACATCACGCAGGTCGTTCCACTTTCACCGGCTGAGGTTTCAGGCATCAAGGTCGGCGAATACCTGCGCAGCGTGGACGGCACACCGCTCACCTCTCACTCCAATCTTCAGCAGCTGCTCGCCTACACCATTGGCCGGAGAACCACGCTCGGAGTTTCGGCCACGCCGTCTGCAGCACCACGCGATGTTGCAGTGCTCCCGGTGAACACGACTACGGAGAAGGGATTGCTGTATCGTGCGTGGGTGGAGCAGCGGCGAGCGTACGTCGAGAAGGCGAGCCACGGGCGCCTCGGCTACGTACACATGTACGACATGTCGCAGAACGCGCTGGACCAGCTGTACGTCGATCTCGATGCAGAGAACATGAAGCGCGACGGAGTCGTGATAGACGTACGCAACAACAATGGCGGATTCGTCAATGTTTACGCGATGGACGTACTATCGCGGCAACCGTATCTGAACATGGAGAGCCGGGACCGGCCCGTGGTGTCGGCGCGCACGCAGCTTGGCCAGCGCTCGCTGGAGCGTCCGACGATACTCGTGACCAATCAGCACACGCTGAGTGACGGCGAGGATTTCACGCAGGGCTATCGCACGCTCAAGCTCGGCAAGGTAGTTGGCGAGCCGACTGGCGGGTGGATCATCTTCACCTCGGCGGCGACGTTGATCGATGGCACGACCGAGCGCCTTCCGTCAACGCGAATCACGAGTCTCGACGGAAAGGACATGGAGCTGCATCCGCGTCCAGTGGACGTGGAAGTTACACGTCCGATGGGCGAGAGTTATTCGGGGAAGGATTCACAGCTTGATGCCGCTGTCGCGACACTGTTGGCGCAGCTGGACACGAAGCGGTAG
- a CDS encoding lysozyme inhibitor LprI family protein, translating to MGVHRAGIPGQNNLANSERACEGAGGARPLLVARVWHTTYSYPGVNSRHRHAAVVIIALLSFTACHGHSPDSGGDVALARDLAEAQLAGSSASAGGRVASDSADAAPSSDAGNPPAVTPPGAASLATRAAVRNAVASAASSRKAVDRTRNRAKQTRTDPCASTESQDQSRCLALSAHRSNVRLDSIYRLIVKAVRKQQRVPAGAADPPYAATLGQAEKTWTSWRDAECERVTRGKGGDQWAVPRARCLATLTDERAAELDRILGKARKR from the coding sequence ATGGGTGTACACAGAGCCGGCATTCCGGGGCAGAATAATCTGGCCAATTCTGAGCGAGCTTGTGAGGGTGCGGGAGGTGCGCGTCCGTTGCTCGTTGCCCGTGTCTGGCACACTACTTACAGCTACCCCGGTGTGAACAGTCGACATCGACACGCAGCGGTGGTCATCATTGCGTTGCTTTCCTTCACCGCTTGCCATGGCCACTCGCCCGACTCCGGCGGTGATGTGGCACTCGCGCGCGATCTCGCCGAGGCTCAACTCGCTGGCTCGTCTGCGAGCGCGGGAGGGCGTGTCGCGTCGGACTCGGCGGACGCCGCCCCCAGCTCGGATGCAGGCAATCCGCCCGCCGTCACACCCCCCGGTGCGGCTTCGCTTGCGACTCGTGCCGCCGTCAGGAACGCCGTGGCATCTGCTGCATCGTCGCGGAAAGCTGTGGATCGCACACGCAACCGTGCGAAACAAACACGAACCGATCCTTGTGCATCAACCGAATCGCAGGATCAGAGCAGGTGCCTCGCGCTGAGTGCTCATCGCTCCAATGTGCGACTCGACTCGATCTATCGACTGATTGTGAAGGCCGTGCGCAAGCAGCAGCGCGTTCCGGCTGGTGCCGCAGATCCGCCCTACGCCGCGACGCTCGGTCAGGCAGAGAAGACGTGGACGTCGTGGCGCGACGCGGAATGTGAGCGAGTCACACGCGGCAAGGGCGGTGATCAGTGGGCCGTGCCGCGCGCCAGGTGTCTTGCGACTCTGACCGATGAGCGCGCAGCCGAGTTGGATCGGATACTGGGGAAGGCAAGGAAGCGCTGA
- a CDS encoding CopD family protein: protein MLTPYSLLQAAEVHITASDVATEYAGFLAYFGIFGALGFRWLVLRRTASRQPEIGATGSPVALSLQSAEIGAARIGMIGAFFMLLNLLMNLSARAADKGISFGSAIAAGGGRTVAAFLFVAVFLLAFAVALKRARAAWIVAALAGIIYALQNIRSGKWASLVNPLHEVAASLWIGTLFVLVVAGLPAILRSSLSSERRGTLVADLVGDFSPVAIGASLLLVITGITTAWRHLKFVAALWTTPYGYALDVKLVLVATVVALGAWNWRRMRPRLGAEQAAHDIRRSAKAELFVASLVLVVTGILVSLPSPRLPHP from the coding sequence ATGCTGACCCCATATTCGCTTTTACAGGCAGCCGAGGTCCATATAACGGCCTCGGACGTCGCGACTGAATACGCCGGCTTCCTCGCGTACTTCGGTATATTCGGAGCCCTCGGCTTCCGATGGCTCGTGCTCCGTCGAACTGCGTCACGCCAGCCGGAGATCGGCGCAACCGGCAGTCCAGTTGCGCTATCGCTGCAGTCGGCGGAGATAGGCGCCGCGCGCATCGGTATGATCGGTGCGTTTTTCATGTTGCTCAATCTGCTGATGAACCTTTCAGCCCGAGCCGCCGACAAGGGAATATCCTTCGGGAGCGCGATCGCAGCGGGCGGTGGGCGGACAGTAGCAGCGTTCCTGTTCGTCGCCGTGTTTTTGCTGGCGTTCGCGGTCGCACTCAAGCGTGCACGCGCCGCGTGGATCGTTGCTGCGCTTGCCGGCATCATATACGCATTGCAGAATATCAGGTCGGGCAAGTGGGCGTCACTCGTCAATCCGCTGCACGAAGTGGCGGCATCGCTGTGGATCGGCACGCTGTTCGTCCTCGTAGTCGCGGGGCTCCCCGCGATTCTTCGCAGCTCGCTTTCGTCCGAGCGGCGCGGCACGCTGGTCGCTGATCTGGTCGGCGACTTCTCTCCGGTTGCGATCGGTGCCTCGTTGCTGCTTGTGATCACAGGTATCACTACAGCGTGGCGCCATCTCAAGTTCGTAGCGGCGCTGTGGACCACACCGTATGGCTACGCCCTCGACGTCAAGCTCGTGCTGGTTGCAACAGTCGTCGCGCTCGGTGCGTGGAACTGGCGACGCATGCGTCCGCGGCTCGGCGCGGAGCAGGCCGCGCATGACATACGGCGCAGTGCAAAGGCGGAGTTGTTCGTTGCGTCGCTCGTGCTGGTTGTAACTGGCATACTCGTAAGTCTGCCATCACCGCGGCTTCCACACCCGTAG
- a CDS encoding MFS transporter — protein sequence MTAPISAPLPTPPPTSRRPSIGRALSSRNYRLFFGGQSVSLVGTWITRIATSWLVYRLTGSALLLGVVGFCSQIPTLILTPFSGVLIDRWNRHTVLVVTQVLSMLQSLALAILAFAGVITVTEILILQLVQGSINAFDTPARQAFVVEMVEDRSYLSNAIALNSTMVNASRIVGPSIGGMIIALAGEGWCFMVDAISYIAVIASLLAMHVTRAEREPITTRVTEEFRTGLQYIKGSLPIRTALILLAIVSTMSMPYTVLMPAIATQTLHGGAHTLGFLMTASGVGALIGALYLASRLSVIGLEDVSAMATVTFGLGLIGFALSRQLWLSLAILPIVGAGFMVQMASINTIIQTLVDERLRGRVMAFYVMAFLGTAPIGSLLAGAVAAKIGSEYTILFGGAASVAAGIWFASRLPRLRAVMHPIYERRGILTSPPSSKPATASETISS from the coding sequence ATGACCGCACCCATCTCCGCACCCCTCCCCACACCACCACCGACTTCCCGCCGACCGAGCATCGGCCGCGCACTCAGCAGCCGCAATTACCGCCTGTTCTTCGGCGGTCAGAGTGTATCGCTCGTCGGTACATGGATCACCCGAATCGCAACGAGCTGGCTGGTATATCGACTCACCGGCTCCGCGTTACTGCTCGGCGTCGTCGGCTTCTGCAGCCAGATCCCGACGCTGATCCTCACGCCGTTCAGCGGCGTGCTGATCGACAGATGGAACCGTCATACCGTGCTGGTGGTGACGCAGGTTCTATCGATGCTGCAATCACTCGCGCTCGCCATTCTTGCGTTCGCCGGCGTGATCACCGTCACGGAGATCCTGATCCTCCAGCTGGTACAGGGAAGCATCAATGCGTTCGACACTCCCGCGCGCCAGGCGTTCGTCGTCGAGATGGTGGAGGATCGCAGCTATCTGTCAAACGCGATAGCGCTCAACTCGACGATGGTGAATGCGAGTCGCATCGTGGGGCCGTCCATCGGTGGTATGATCATCGCGCTCGCCGGCGAGGGTTGGTGCTTCATGGTCGATGCAATCTCCTACATCGCGGTGATCGCTTCGCTGCTGGCGATGCACGTCACACGCGCGGAGCGCGAGCCGATAACGACGCGCGTGACGGAGGAGTTTCGCACGGGACTGCAATACATCAAGGGCTCGCTGCCGATTCGCACCGCGCTGATACTGCTCGCGATCGTGAGCACGATGAGCATGCCTTACACCGTGCTCATGCCTGCAATCGCAACGCAAACGCTGCATGGCGGCGCGCACACGCTGGGTTTCCTCATGACAGCATCGGGTGTGGGCGCGCTAATCGGCGCGCTGTATCTCGCTTCGAGATTGTCGGTGATAGGACTCGAGGACGTGAGTGCCATGGCAACCGTCACGTTCGGACTCGGACTCATCGGCTTCGCGCTGTCGCGCCAGTTGTGGCTGTCGCTCGCGATACTGCCGATCGTGGGAGCAGGATTCATGGTGCAGATGGCATCGATCAACACCATCATCCAGACGCTCGTCGACGAGCGTCTCCGCGGGCGCGTGATGGCGTTCTACGTCATGGCATTCCTGGGCACCGCACCGATCGGCAGTCTCCTGGCCGGAGCGGTCGCCGCGAAAATCGGATCGGAGTACACGATCCTGTTCGGCGGCGCAGCCTCGGTCGCGGCCGGAATATGGTTCGCGTCACGTCTTCCCAGACTGCGCGCGGTGATGCACCCGATCTACGAGAGGCGCGGCATACTGACATCACCGCCGAGCTCAAAGCCTGCGACGGCGAGTGAAACGATTTCTTCCTGA
- a CDS encoding winged helix-turn-helix transcriptional regulator, with protein MSQESVCPKYHKAVELIGRRWTGAIISAMLAGKSRYHEIRENVPDISDRMLAERLRELEAEGVVKRNVFPTTPVRIEYELTDKGRALETAIVAIGDWANEWIQPADLAATLPAGSDEH; from the coding sequence ATGAGCCAGGAATCGGTTTGCCCCAAGTATCACAAGGCGGTCGAACTGATTGGTCGCCGCTGGACTGGCGCGATCATCAGCGCAATGCTCGCCGGCAAATCCAGATACCACGAAATCCGGGAGAACGTCCCCGACATCAGCGATCGGATGCTCGCGGAGCGGTTACGGGAGCTGGAAGCCGAAGGGGTGGTGAAACGGAACGTATTCCCCACGACACCGGTGCGCATCGAATACGAGCTTACGGACAAGGGCCGCGCACTCGAAACGGCGATCGTCGCGATCGGCGATTGGGCCAATGAATGGATCCAGCCGGCCGACCTGGCAGCCACGCTGCCTGCCGGATCCGACGAGCACTGA